The following coding sequences are from one Motacilla alba alba isolate MOTALB_02 chromosome 4, Motacilla_alba_V1.0_pri, whole genome shotgun sequence window:
- the TLR2 gene encoding toll-like receptor 2 — protein sequence MTAHTWQVLAIYMILAASLSEQLTLKQACPSCDASQLCNCSCMGLEFIPPGLTPKITVLNLAHNKIKHIQSQDLQQAVNLRVLLLQSNEISSIDEDAFQSLGKLELLDLSNNSLAHLSPVWFGHLFSLQHLHLQGNSYRDLGQSSPFSSLRNLSSLYLGNPQFSVIRQGNFEGIELLHKLWIDGSNLSQYEQGSLKSIKQINHMIVNIRSINTFSEIVRDLVHSVTWLEVRRIAFSSVAEMQVLRVMSSSFAKKISFRQTLLTDATVPEIVSILEDMPKLVELELVECRLLGTGQWKMEFQAKKSQTLRVFTIKKLSIEEFYLFTDLQAVEGLLSLFTRVTVQNTKVFLVPCKISQHLRSLVYLDLSANLLGDLSLEHSACQGAWPSLQTLNLSQNSLSDLEMTSKSLSHLGNLIDLDISQNNFGEIPDACEWPKLLKYLNLSSTQIPKVTTCIPQTLEVLDVSGNNLKEFGLQLPFLKELYLTRNQLKMLPGAAPIPNLVSLSVRRNKLNSFSKEELESFRRMELLDASDNNFICSCEFLSFIHHEAGLTQVLVGWPDQYVCDSPLAVRGAQVGSVHLSLMECHRSLVVSLICVLVFLVILLLVAVGYKYHVVWYLRMTWAWLQAKRKPKRAPPKDVCYDAFVSYSENDSDWVENTMVRELEQACPPFRLCLHKRDFVPGKWIVDNIIDSIEKSRKTLFVLSEHFVQSEWCKYELDFSHFRLFDENNDAAILILLEPIQSKAIPKRFCKLRKIMNTKTYLEWPLEEEQQQMFWFNLKIALRS from the coding sequence ATGACAGCACACACCTGGCAAGTGTTGGCCATCTACATGATCTTAGCTGCAAGCCTCTCCGAGCAACTAACACTGAAGCAGGCTTGTCCTTCATGCGATGCCAGTCAGCTTTGCAACTGCTCCTGCATGGGCTTGGAATTCATTCCGCCTGGGCTTACACCCAAAATCACGGTGTTAAACTTGGCCCACAACAAGATAAAGCACATCCAATCCCAGGACCTGCAGCAGGCTGTGAACCTGagagtcctgctgctgcagtccaACGAAATCAGCTCGATAGATGAGGATGCATTTCAGTCCCTGGGAAAACTGGAGCTCTTGGACTTATCAAATAACAGCTTGGCTCACCTGTCCCCGGTGTGGTTTGGGCACCTTTTTTCACTCCAGCATCTCCATCTTCAAGGCAATTCCTACAGAGACCTGGGGCAGAGCTCCCCCTTTTCTAGCCTGAGGAACCTGAGTTCTCTCTACCTGGGCAACCCGCAGTTCTCTGTGATAAGGCAAGGGAACTTTGAGGGCATTGAGCTTCTGCACAAGTTGTGGATTGATGGTAGCAATCTCAGTCAGTATGAGCAGGGAAGTTTGAAATCAATTAAGCAAATCAATCACATGATCGTAAATATAAGAAGTATTAATACATTCTCAGAAATTGTTAGGGACCTTGTGCACTCTGTCACTTGGCTGGAAGTGAGAAGAATAGCATTCAGTAGCGTTGCAGAAATGCAAGTATTGAGAGTCATGTCTTCAtcttttgcaaagaaaatttcttttagaCAGACTTTACTAACAGATGCTACTGTACCTGAGATTGTCAGCATTTTAGAAGACATGCCAAAATTagtggagctggagctggtaGAATGTAGACTCTTGGGAACTGGACAGtggaaaatggaatttcaaGCAAAGAAATCACAGACACTTAGAGTTTTCACAATAAAGAAATTATCTATAGAagaattttatttgtttacagATCTTCAGGCTGTGGAAGGTCTACTATCTCTTTTTACAAGAGTCACAGTTCAAAACACCAAGGTTTTTTTGGTACCATGTAAAATTTCCCAACATCTTCGGTCATTAGTATATCTTGACCTTAGTGCAAATTTGCTTGGAGACCTGAGTTTAGAACATTCAGCCTGCCAGGGTGCTTGGCCATCACTACAAACTCTAAATTTAAGTCAGAATTCACTGAGTGACTTAGAAATGACAAGTAAAAGTTTATCTCATCTAGGAAACCTAATTGATTTAGACATtagccaaaataattttggtgaGATTCCAGATGCGTGTGAATGGCCAAAActcctgaaatatttaaaccTGTCCAGCACTCAAATTCCTAAAGTAACAACCTGCATTCCTCAAACGCTAGAGGTTTTGGATGTCAGTGGAAACAACCTGAAGGAGTTTGGACTGCAGCTCCCATTTCTGAAAGAGCTGTACCTCACAAGAAACCAgctgaagatgctgccaggTGCCGCACCCATCCCAAACTTGGTGTCCTTGTCCGTCAGAAGAAACAAGCTGAACAGTTTCTCCAAGGAGGAGTTGGAGTCCTTCAGGAgaatggagctgctggatgccaGTGACAACAACTTCATCTGCTCCTGTGAGTTCCTCTCCTTCATCCACCACGAGGCCGGGCTAACCCAAGTGCTGGTGGGGTGGCCGGACCAGTACGTGTGTGACTCTCCGCTGGCGGTGAGAGGGGCGCAGGTTGGCTCTGTGCACCTCTCCCTGATGGAGTGCCACAGGTCCCTGGTGGTGTCGTTGATCTGCGTCCTGGTGTTCCTGgtcatcctgctgctggtggccgTCGGCTACAAGTACCACGTGGTCTGGTACCTGCGGATGACATGGGCCTGGCTGCAAGCCAAGCGGAAGCCCAAGCGCGCCCCGCCGAAGGACGTCTGCTACGACGCTTTTGTCTCCTACAGCGAGAACGACTCCGACTGGGTGGAGAACACCATGGTGCGGGAGCTGGAGCAGGCCTGCCCTCCCTTCCGGCTCTGCCTGCACAAGCGGGACTTTGTGCCGGGGAAGTGGATCGTGGACAACATCATCGACTCCATTGAGAAGAGCCGCAAAACGCTCTTTGTGCTGTCCGAGCACTTTGTGCAGAGCGAGTGGTGCAAGTACGAGCTGGACTTCTCGCATTTCCGCCTCTTTGATGAGAACAACGATGCGGCGATTCTCATCCTCCTGGAGCCCATCCAGAGCAAAGCCATTCCCAAGAGGTTCTGCAAGCTGCGGAAGATCATGAACACAAAGACCTACCTGGAGTGGCCTCTcgaagaagagcagcagcagatgttttggtttaatttgaaaatagcTCTACGGTCCTAG